A window of the Haloquadratum walsbyi C23 genome harbors these coding sequences:
- a CDS encoding DUF6517 family protein — protein MTLTRRQALLATGTTLTALLSGCGATQQEFTFSATPGRITQQGLSDAGYNPDQQEEIIQQRTVEAAGQERDVTVTNHLRTYTRSISQRGVSRELIAAVFTSPSISIVGQQFNPLADLELSGLLERTQGRFSDYGAPQLQELTRRGEFSIQSLSTEATVGVFSAVTAGTPAIDIEVLISRFEHDGDYIILRGGYPQSVTETERQRVRTLFENIAHNSSE, from the coding sequence ATGACGCTGACACGTCGACAGGCGCTTCTTGCCACTGGGACTACTCTGACAGCTCTGTTGAGTGGATGTGGGGCAACACAACAGGAGTTTACATTCAGTGCGACACCTGGACGTATCACTCAACAAGGATTGAGCGATGCCGGATATAATCCAGATCAGCAAGAGGAGATCATTCAACAACGAACTGTCGAAGCGGCTGGGCAAGAACGCGACGTCACGGTAACAAATCATCTCCGGACATATACGCGGTCGATTTCACAACGTGGTGTCTCACGCGAGCTTATTGCCGCAGTATTTACCTCACCGTCAATTTCGATTGTTGGACAGCAGTTCAATCCACTCGCTGATCTTGAACTTAGCGGATTACTTGAGCGTACGCAAGGTCGATTCAGCGATTATGGCGCTCCACAACTGCAAGAACTAACTCGACGTGGTGAATTCTCGATTCAGTCACTCTCGACGGAGGCGACCGTTGGCGTGTTCTCAGCAGTTACTGCGGGGACGCCGGCAATCGATATTGAGGTGCTAATCAGTCGCTTCGAACACGATGGTGATTATATTATTCTTCGTGGTGGTTATCCGCAGTCAGTCACTGAGACCGAACGACAACGTGTCCGAACGCTTTTTGAGAATATTGCTCATAACTCCTCAGAGTAA
- a CDS encoding amidohydrolase family protein: protein MFVEGTLLYGRRFDPVEGRIIIENGEIVTIEEVAVDSTDIVLPAFINAHTHLGDSIAKEAGAGLSLDALVAPPDGLKHRLLDSATQDEIVAAMRRSLRLMTASGTAACIEFREGGVDGVEAIRKAGSDLPIETVVLGRESEAAMHTADGFGASGARDGEFEQIRSATLDANKLFGIHAGERDADDITPAFNLDPDFLVHMVYPNTDHLTRLATEQIPTVVCPRSNLVTGVGVPPISDLAERTTLALGTDNAMLNAPSMFREMAYTAKLADVSARTILEMATINGAEIANLDYGLIEPGREAKLLVLDGDSDNLAGAQDIVRAVVRRADRADVSEVIT, encoded by the coding sequence ATGTTCGTCGAGGGAACGTTGCTTTATGGGCGGCGGTTCGATCCTGTTGAGGGTCGGATTATCATTGAAAATGGAGAGATAGTGACAATTGAGGAAGTAGCAGTGGACTCGACGGATATCGTTCTTCCGGCGTTTATTAACGCACACACACATCTCGGGGATTCAATTGCAAAAGAAGCCGGTGCAGGATTATCGCTCGATGCACTTGTTGCTCCACCGGATGGGCTTAAACATCGACTTCTTGATTCAGCAACTCAAGATGAAATTGTTGCTGCGATGCGGCGGTCACTCCGATTGATGACAGCATCCGGAACAGCCGCATGCATTGAGTTTCGCGAAGGTGGTGTCGACGGTGTCGAAGCTATCCGAAAAGCAGGTTCGGATCTCCCAATCGAGACAGTTGTATTAGGTCGTGAGTCAGAAGCGGCAATGCATACCGCCGACGGATTTGGTGCATCAGGCGCTCGCGATGGTGAATTCGAACAGATCCGTTCAGCTACCCTTGATGCGAATAAATTGTTTGGAATTCATGCTGGTGAGCGCGATGCAGATGATATCACACCTGCATTCAATCTTGACCCAGACTTCCTCGTTCATATGGTCTATCCCAATACAGATCATCTCACTCGACTTGCTACTGAGCAGATTCCAACTGTCGTGTGTCCGCGGTCAAACCTCGTGACTGGTGTTGGTGTGCCTCCAATTAGTGATCTTGCCGAGCGGACAACACTCGCGCTTGGGACTGATAATGCAATGTTGAACGCTCCCTCAATGTTTCGCGAAATGGCGTATACTGCGAAACTTGCAGATGTCTCTGCGCGGACAATCCTAGAAATGGCGACAATCAACGGTGCTGAGATTGCCAATCTCGATTACGGACTCATCGAACCAGGTCGTGAGGCAAAGCTGCTCGTCTTAGATGGAGATTCAGACAATCTTGCAGGTGCACAAGATATTGTCCGTGCTGTAGTCCGTCGGGCTGACCGTGCGGACGTCAGCGAGGTCATTACCTAA
- a CDS encoding HD domain-containing protein — protein MTTIKDSVHDHIEIQGVAAALLDTPPIQRLRRVTQLGTVHLVYPAANHTRFEHSLGVYHLMNRALSHLDLDGPRAERLRAAALLHDVGHSPYSHNLEPVIHRYTGKYHDDVTNLLVDSAVGDTLSDRGYDPERIAALIRGDGKYGQLISGELDVDRMDYLVRDAHHTGVPYGTIDHERLIRALTFVDDELVLAAGNVQTAESLLLARALMNPTVYRHHVARISKTMLRRAAEQLITTDTTAITASQLRRMDDHDLHVALRSTKATTHIASRLDTRDLYKRAVWAELDTVPESIINADHDTIRSFERTVADRVGLDSEEVIIDIPGHPSMTESSSRVVVSGEVRRLADQSPLVSALRTAQKQQWRLGVYVPATATDRAGIDAVETMGLDISGAPVSDIQHKTVTATLDEFSD, from the coding sequence ATGACAACAATCAAAGACAGCGTGCATGATCATATTGAGATACAGGGTGTCGCAGCAGCACTGCTTGATACACCCCCGATTCAACGGCTTCGTCGAGTGACACAACTCGGAACTGTTCATCTTGTCTATCCAGCCGCTAATCATACTCGATTTGAGCACTCTCTTGGGGTATATCATCTCATGAACCGTGCGCTCTCACATCTCGATCTCGACGGACCCCGAGCTGAACGCCTTCGTGCCGCAGCATTACTTCATGATGTTGGACATAGTCCATACAGTCATAATCTCGAACCTGTCATACACCGCTACACAGGCAAGTATCATGATGATGTCACTAACCTCTTAGTTGACAGTGCTGTTGGTGACACACTCTCTGATCGTGGGTACGACCCAGAACGGATTGCAGCACTTATTCGCGGAGATGGCAAATATGGTCAACTCATTTCTGGTGAGTTAGATGTTGATCGAATGGACTATTTAGTTCGAGATGCGCATCACACCGGTGTTCCATATGGCACCATCGATCACGAGCGGCTTATCCGTGCACTGACATTCGTTGATGATGAGTTAGTGCTTGCTGCAGGAAATGTTCAGACTGCTGAATCACTACTTCTTGCTCGTGCGCTCATGAATCCAACAGTCTACCGCCACCACGTAGCACGTATTTCAAAAACAATGCTTCGCCGGGCAGCTGAACAGTTAATCACTACCGATACAACAGCAATCACAGCTTCGCAGTTACGCCGAATGGATGATCACGACCTCCATGTTGCACTCCGTTCAACAAAAGCAACAACTCATATTGCTTCACGGCTTGATACTCGTGATCTGTATAAGCGTGCTGTCTGGGCTGAACTCGATACGGTCCCTGAGTCGATTATTAACGCAGATCATGATACAATCCGGTCTTTTGAGCGGACGGTCGCCGACCGTGTAGGACTTGACTCAGAGGAAGTGATTATTGATATTCCTGGACACCCATCAATGACAGAGTCCTCCTCGCGGGTAGTTGTCAGTGGTGAGGTGCGACGACTCGCTGATCAATCACCGCTTGTCTCAGCGCTTCGTACAGCACAAAAACAACAATGGCGACTTGGAGTATACGTCCCTGCGACAGCAACAGATCGTGCCGGGATCGACGCTGTTGAGACAATGGGGCTCGACATTTCAGGAGCACCCGTCTCCGATATCCAACACAAGACAGTCACAGCAACTCTCGATGAATTCAGCGACTGA
- the cofD gene encoding 2-phospho-L-lactate transferase, which translates to MVTFLAGGTGTPKLLQGAPAVFDPAATTVIANTGDDVELAGHLVCPDVDTVLFSEGGVLNTDRWWGIEDDTTETHTEIAKLANKAGLADDPRYLSADEQTSGREISRWRRFSGVAEFMEIGDRDRAVHLLRTSLLDEGKRLTEVIEILADAFEVDINLIPMSDDPVSTLIHTEVGAESETTEKQTTENESETAETAAEIMHFQEYWVHNRAEPPVLDVEFRGVDAATPTQSVKTALTEPVVIGPSNPVTSIGPMIAMDKFESALEDTSVVAISPFINDRVFSGPAASLMKAVGFEPSTAGVAEAYPFADAFILDTADQTTLDRPVVRTDIELDTDTDAKRVLQAVQTAFKKIS; encoded by the coding sequence ATGGTTACTTTCCTCGCTGGCGGGACCGGCACACCGAAGCTCTTGCAGGGAGCACCAGCCGTTTTTGATCCCGCAGCGACGACAGTCATCGCGAACACCGGTGATGATGTCGAACTTGCAGGTCATCTTGTGTGTCCAGATGTCGATACGGTATTATTCTCTGAAGGCGGGGTTCTCAATACCGATAGATGGTGGGGAATTGAAGACGATACCACCGAGACACATACAGAAATCGCTAAGCTCGCGAATAAGGCAGGACTTGCTGATGACCCCCGATATCTAAGCGCAGATGAACAGACAAGTGGTCGAGAGATTTCACGCTGGCGGCGATTCTCAGGCGTAGCTGAATTTATGGAGATTGGTGACCGTGACCGGGCTGTCCATCTTCTCCGAACATCATTACTTGATGAAGGAAAGCGCCTCACCGAAGTCATCGAGATACTTGCAGATGCGTTCGAAGTTGATATCAATCTGATACCGATGAGTGATGATCCCGTGTCGACATTAATACATACAGAAGTTGGCGCGGAATCTGAAACGACCGAAAAGCAAACGACGGAGAATGAAAGTGAAACCGCTGAGACAGCGGCTGAGATAATGCATTTTCAGGAATATTGGGTACATAATCGGGCAGAACCGCCCGTCCTAGACGTTGAGTTTCGTGGTGTGGATGCAGCAACACCGACACAATCGGTGAAAACTGCACTCACTGAGCCGGTTGTGATTGGACCATCAAATCCAGTCACAAGCATTGGTCCGATGATTGCAATGGATAAATTCGAAAGTGCACTGGAGGACACTTCGGTTGTTGCTATCTCTCCATTCATCAATGATAGGGTGTTTTCAGGACCAGCAGCATCACTGATGAAAGCGGTTGGATTCGAACCCTCAACAGCAGGTGTTGCTGAGGCATATCCATTCGCTGATGCATTTATTCTTGATACAGCCGACCAGACGACGCTTGACCGACCAGTTGTCAGAACCGATATAGAGCTAGATACTGATACTGACGCTAAACGTGTCCTACAGGCTGTTCAAACAGCATTCAAGAAAATATCATAA
- a CDS encoding tRNA-dihydrouridine synthase, which produces MFTPRVALASLSGEADATWAENGASDAGAAFIGGISLDTVTRDAARQLVDRGRCEFLPSDPIAFITTELDALADVAITPGVNVRSTTPEPVRVVGRHCAKYNAILEINAHCRQDEMCTVGAGETLLQDNESQLRELIKAGRAGGAMVSVKVRSGIDGVDLTAIARTIADAGGEIIHVDAMDTEVSIKQIATAAPELFIIANNGVRGHESVREYYGYGADAVSIGRPSTNRHVRRQVRCAAEDIFETSNTDMQRSHIQQ; this is translated from the coding sequence ATGTTCACACCACGAGTTGCACTTGCAAGTCTTAGCGGTGAGGCGGACGCAACATGGGCAGAAAATGGAGCATCCGATGCTGGTGCAGCCTTTATTGGCGGTATCTCACTGGATACAGTCACACGAGATGCAGCACGTCAGCTTGTTGATAGAGGGCGGTGTGAATTCCTTCCATCAGATCCAATTGCATTTATTACGACCGAACTTGATGCACTCGCAGATGTCGCAATAACACCTGGCGTCAACGTCCGAAGTACGACACCGGAACCGGTGCGAGTAGTTGGAAGACACTGTGCGAAATACAATGCGATTCTGGAGATCAATGCTCATTGCCGACAAGATGAGATGTGCACGGTCGGCGCTGGTGAGACGTTGCTTCAGGATAATGAGAGTCAGCTTCGTGAACTTATCAAAGCAGGTCGCGCTGGTGGCGCAATGGTCAGTGTGAAAGTTCGTTCTGGAATCGATGGTGTTGATCTCACAGCAATAGCACGGACGATTGCCGACGCTGGTGGAGAGATTATCCATGTCGATGCAATGGATACGGAGGTGTCAATCAAACAGATTGCAACGGCTGCTCCTGAATTGTTCATTATCGCGAATAACGGAGTTCGTGGGCATGAAAGCGTTCGCGAGTACTATGGATACGGTGCAGATGCAGTCAGTATCGGTCGTCCAAGCACCAATCGACATGTTCGCCGGCAAGTCCGCTGTGCTGCAGAGGATATATTTGAAACATCAAATACTGATATGCAACGTTCTCACATACAGCAATGA
- a CDS encoding triphosphoribosyl-dephospho-CoA synthase, whose translation MSQTIERDSAANAQLALLLDVGSAPKPGNVDRDHDLSELRMEHFFAGAIGAGEGLRQAAEGSAVGTAFERAVAGMSNQAGGNTQFGCLLLLIPLVRAAGVEDTAFTSAGVRSVVESTTVADAADFYRGFEYVDVAVEDPPEGMAALDVRRGTDAIPTLRDRDMTLYDVMSASIDDGNATEWTTGFERTFETATAIAADSGPLPNRISRAFVTRLAQDEDTLVRTEHGSDVAAEVKQRAQAARGNPEAIAKLDESFVEAGINPGTTADLLVAATFVTLEQENGVTI comes from the coding sequence ATGAGTCAGACAATTGAGCGGGATTCCGCAGCGAATGCGCAACTTGCATTATTACTCGATGTTGGGTCGGCTCCGAAGCCAGGAAATGTTGACCGCGATCACGATCTTTCGGAGTTACGGATGGAGCACTTCTTTGCCGGAGCAATCGGCGCCGGTGAGGGACTGCGTCAAGCAGCCGAAGGGTCGGCTGTTGGAACTGCATTTGAGCGGGCAGTCGCCGGGATGAGCAATCAGGCTGGTGGGAATACACAGTTTGGCTGTTTATTACTTCTAATACCGCTTGTCCGGGCAGCCGGAGTTGAGGACACGGCATTCACATCCGCAGGCGTTCGTTCTGTTGTTGAATCAACGACAGTTGCTGATGCGGCTGATTTCTATCGGGGATTCGAGTATGTTGATGTAGCGGTTGAGGACCCACCTGAAGGGATGGCTGCACTTGATGTTCGCCGTGGGACTGATGCTATTCCAACACTTCGTGATCGTGACATGACGCTGTATGATGTGATGAGTGCGAGTATAGACGATGGTAATGCCACTGAGTGGACAACCGGGTTTGAGCGAACATTCGAAACAGCAACAGCAATTGCTGCAGACAGTGGACCGCTTCCGAACCGGATTTCACGTGCGTTTGTTACCCGGCTTGCACAAGATGAAGATACGTTGGTGCGAACAGAGCATGGCAGTGATGTTGCAGCTGAGGTAAAGCAGCGGGCGCAAGCAGCTCGTGGCAATCCGGAGGCGATTGCGAAGCTGGATGAGTCCTTTGTCGAGGCTGGGATTAACCCGGGAACAACGGCGGATTTACTTGTAGCTGCCACATTCGTCACGCTCGAACAGGAAAACGGGGTAACGATATGA
- a CDS encoding DUF447 domain-containing protein: MTEMSTVWPVGLRGVTESIVTTYGPNDRWNAAALGLHAPDPDSNSTHKSKDGSDKQNKESERNTAGSYESGSAAVESAAESETGDKSIITATTWGNTRTRRNFHREGGGVVQFVSDPRAFVAAATTIYEVDEPVLDTAHAWAEVTVEHLEQGKRGGTQWERWAIQPIETGVIDRTVPTINRGFAAVIDATVAASRLTVPSYDTDTLLDRLRYFAETVDRCGGPRERAAFAQLDAATEWRSQLDEPGTIPVFD; this comes from the coding sequence ATGACAGAGATGTCGACAGTATGGCCGGTCGGTCTTCGTGGTGTGACAGAATCAATTGTGACGACATATGGTCCAAATGACCGCTGGAACGCTGCTGCATTAGGGTTGCACGCACCTGACCCGGATTCGAACTCTACTCATAAATCTAAGGATGGGTCTGATAAGCAGAATAAAGAGTCAGAACGAAACACCGCCGGGTCGTATGAGTCAGGATCAGCCGCCGTGGAATCAGCAGCAGAATCTGAGACTGGCGATAAAAGTATTATCACAGCAACAACGTGGGGAAATACACGTACACGTCGTAATTTCCACCGAGAAGGAGGTGGTGTGGTTCAGTTTGTCTCAGACCCACGAGCGTTTGTTGCAGCAGCAACAACAATCTATGAAGTAGATGAACCAGTACTTGATACTGCACACGCATGGGCAGAGGTGACCGTCGAGCATCTTGAGCAAGGCAAACGCGGTGGCACGCAATGGGAGCGCTGGGCAATACAACCCATTGAAACAGGCGTGATTGATCGCACAGTCCCAACAATCAACAGAGGGTTCGCAGCGGTCATCGATGCAACTGTTGCTGCCTCTCGATTAACTGTGCCAAGCTACGATACCGATACGTTACTTGATCGTCTCCGATATTTTGCAGAGACAGTCGACCGGTGTGGTGGTCCACGAGAACGAGCAGCATTCGCACAATTAGATGCTGCGACAGAATGGCGCTCGCAACTCGATGAACCGGGGACAATTCCTGTCTTTGATTAG
- a CDS encoding 30S ribosomal protein S17e yields MAIKPKYVKQLGTLLLEEYPQAFNTDFETNKESVETLTNVESKGVRNRIAGYITRKKGSNTPPSASA; encoded by the coding sequence ATGGCGATTAAACCAAAGTATGTCAAACAGCTTGGAACCCTCCTTCTTGAGGAGTATCCACAAGCCTTCAACACGGATTTTGAGACGAATAAAGAAAGCGTTGAGACGCTAACGAATGTCGAATCAAAAGGTGTCCGAAACCGAATTGCGGGATATATCACGCGTAAGAAAGGAAGTAACACGCCACCATCGGCATCCGCGTGA
- a CDS encoding carboxyl transferase domain-containing protein, which produces MEDRLEKLRKRRERALKGGGQDRIDAQHQKGKMTARERINYFFDEGTFNEIDQFRTHRSHKFGMEEKQPPGDGVVTGYGDVDGRKTFVFAHDFTVFGGSLGEVFAEKVSKVMDKAVEVGAPIVGLNDSAGARIQEGVQSLGGFGEIFRQNTEASGVVPQISAIMGPCAGGAVYSPAITDFTFMIEDTSHMFITGPDVIETVTGEEVTFEELGGAITHASTSGVAHFACESEEAALDDIRRLLSYIPSNNVENPPRVEPWDDPDRSDESLNNVVPDEPRKPYDIHDVINGIIDEGSFFEVHEDFAQNVVIGFSRLDGHAIGVVANQPRVNAGTLNIEASEKAARFVRFCDAFNIPILTFVDVPGFLPGTDQEHNGIIRHGAKLLYAYSEATVPLATVITRKAYGGAYDVMASKHLGADVNYAWPTAEIAVMGPQGAVNILYDDELEAADDPEARRDELIEEYREEFANPYTAADRGFIDSVLKPTETRRRLIDDMDMLRSKRSSLPEKKHGNLPI; this is translated from the coding sequence ATGGAGGATCGACTTGAGAAACTCCGGAAACGGCGTGAGCGCGCGCTCAAGGGTGGTGGACAGGACCGAATTGATGCACAACATCAAAAAGGAAAGATGACCGCTCGTGAGCGAATTAATTATTTTTTCGACGAGGGAACATTTAATGAGATTGATCAATTTCGAACTCATCGAAGTCATAAATTCGGCATGGAAGAAAAACAGCCCCCTGGCGATGGAGTTGTCACGGGGTATGGTGATGTCGATGGTCGAAAAACATTCGTCTTTGCGCATGATTTCACTGTTTTTGGTGGGTCACTTGGTGAGGTATTCGCTGAAAAAGTCTCAAAAGTGATGGATAAAGCCGTTGAGGTTGGTGCCCCAATCGTTGGGCTCAATGATTCTGCCGGCGCACGAATTCAAGAGGGTGTGCAATCACTCGGTGGCTTCGGTGAGATCTTCCGACAGAATACCGAGGCATCTGGCGTTGTTCCACAGATCTCAGCCATCATGGGTCCCTGTGCTGGTGGTGCTGTGTATTCGCCAGCAATTACTGATTTCACATTTATGATTGAGGACACAAGTCATATGTTCATCACTGGTCCAGATGTCATCGAAACTGTCACCGGCGAGGAGGTGACATTTGAAGAACTTGGTGGAGCTATTACGCATGCATCGACGTCTGGTGTTGCTCATTTCGCGTGTGAATCTGAGGAAGCTGCACTTGATGATATCCGCCGATTACTCTCATATATTCCATCGAATAATGTTGAGAATCCTCCTCGAGTCGAACCCTGGGATGACCCCGATCGCAGTGATGAATCATTAAATAATGTTGTCCCAGATGAACCACGGAAGCCATATGATATCCATGACGTTATTAATGGGATTATTGACGAGGGGTCATTTTTTGAGGTTCATGAGGACTTCGCACAGAATGTTGTCATCGGATTTTCTCGACTTGATGGACATGCGATTGGGGTTGTTGCAAATCAACCACGTGTAAACGCCGGAACACTCAATATTGAGGCATCTGAGAAAGCAGCACGATTTGTGCGCTTCTGTGATGCATTTAATATCCCAATATTGACATTCGTCGATGTGCCCGGATTCTTACCCGGTACTGATCAAGAGCATAATGGAATCATCCGTCATGGAGCGAAGCTACTGTATGCATACTCAGAAGCAACTGTTCCGCTTGCAACCGTGATTACGCGGAAAGCATACGGCGGCGCGTATGACGTGATGGCGTCAAAACACCTTGGCGCCGATGTTAATTATGCATGGCCAACCGCTGAAATCGCCGTGATGGGACCACAGGGGGCAGTCAATATCCTCTATGACGATGAACTCGAAGCCGCAGATGACCCAGAAGCTCGCCGTGATGAATTAATCGAAGAATATCGTGAAGAATTCGCAAATCCATACACTGCCGCTGATCGTGGATTTATTGATAGTGTTCTCAAACCGACTGAGACGCGACGACGATTAATCGATGATATGGATATGCTACGATCAAAACGTAGCTCACTCCCTGAGAAAAAACATGGAAATCTCCCAATTTAA
- a CDS encoding redoxin domain-containing protein, with protein MAAEPSPDETAPSFEATIANGDVESFALDDALGDGPVVLAFFPGAFTPPCSNEMVALEEHLSEFEEAGATVYGISADSAFSLNAFREEHDLSFDLVSDMGREAIDAYDTEIDLGDLGLLGVSNRAVFILDEDGTVSYTWEADDPTTEPDYDELVGAVKNAA; from the coding sequence ATGGCTGCTGAACCATCACCAGACGAGACTGCCCCGAGTTTTGAGGCGACTATTGCAAACGGCGATGTCGAATCGTTTGCGCTTGATGACGCACTTGGCGACGGACCAGTCGTTCTTGCGTTTTTCCCGGGTGCATTCACCCCGCCGTGCTCAAATGAAATGGTCGCTCTTGAGGAGCATCTCAGTGAATTCGAAGAAGCCGGTGCAACGGTATACGGCATTAGCGCAGATTCAGCATTCTCGCTGAATGCATTCCGCGAAGAGCATGACCTTTCATTTGACCTCGTGAGCGATATGGGTCGAGAGGCAATCGACGCTTATGATACCGAGATTGATCTGGGTGATCTTGGACTTCTCGGTGTTTCAAATCGTGCGGTGTTTATTCTTGATGAGGATGGCACCGTTTCATACACATGGGAAGCCGACGACCCAACAACGGAACCAGATTATGACGAACTTGTCGGGGCGGTCAAGAACGCAGCATAG
- the ilvD gene encoding dihydroxy-acid dehydratase encodes MSKQTHREDGADTDSPFSTEKDPDLPSTDVTEGADRAPHRAMFRAMGFDDTDLSSPMVGIANPAADITPCNVHLDDVADAAIEGVEDAGGMPIEFGTITISDAISMGTEGMKASLISREVIADSVELVAFGERMDALVTVAGCDKNLPGMMIASIRTDLPSVFLYGGSIMPGEHDGRDVTIQNVFEGVGTYAEGDMSADELDELERHACPGAGSCGGMFTANTMASISEALGMAPLGSAGAPAESTERYDIARRAGEAVLDAVANDRRPSDILSKKSFENAIALQVAIGGSTNAVLHLLALAAEAGVDLTIAEFDAISRRTPKIADLQPGGTKTMNDLHEIGGVPIVIRRLLDAGLFHGDALTVTGRTIAEELAELDLPADSEIENENNNDYDFLYSVDDPYQTEGAIKILTGNLAPEGGVLKVTGDDAFHHSGPARIFETEEDAMQYVQTGHIESGDVIVIRNEGPQGGPGMREMLGVTAAVVGQGHEDDVALLTDGRFSGATRGPMVGHVAPEAVVGGPIALLEDGDEITVDIPERELSVALSDAELAERREAWDGADRRYDTGVLAKYGSEFGSAANGAVTNPGAKTDTQSLE; translated from the coding sequence ATGAGCAAGCAGACACACCGTGAGGACGGGGCAGACACCGATTCTCCGTTCTCAACGGAGAAGGACCCGGACCTTCCAAGTACGGATGTGACAGAAGGTGCAGATCGAGCCCCGCACCGAGCAATGTTTCGTGCGATGGGCTTTGATGATACAGATTTATCCTCGCCGATGGTTGGCATTGCCAATCCAGCGGCTGATATCACTCCCTGTAATGTCCATCTTGATGATGTTGCTGATGCAGCGATTGAGGGTGTTGAAGATGCTGGTGGTATGCCAATTGAATTTGGGACAATCACGATTTCTGATGCCATTTCAATGGGAACTGAGGGAATGAAAGCGTCCCTCATCTCGCGTGAGGTAATTGCTGATTCTGTTGAGCTTGTTGCCTTTGGTGAACGAATGGATGCCCTCGTGACAGTCGCCGGTTGTGATAAAAATCTCCCAGGGATGATGATTGCTTCAATTCGAACTGACCTTCCGTCGGTATTCCTGTATGGTGGCTCAATCATGCCTGGTGAGCACGATGGTCGTGATGTGACCATTCAAAATGTGTTTGAAGGCGTTGGAACATACGCTGAGGGTGATATGAGCGCAGACGAACTTGATGAACTTGAGCGGCATGCATGCCCTGGTGCTGGGTCATGTGGCGGCATGTTTACCGCAAACACAATGGCATCAATTTCAGAGGCGCTTGGGATGGCACCGCTTGGCTCTGCTGGTGCACCAGCGGAATCAACAGAACGATATGATATTGCTCGCCGTGCTGGTGAAGCCGTTCTTGATGCTGTGGCAAATGACCGTCGTCCATCGGACATTCTATCGAAAAAGTCCTTTGAGAATGCAATTGCACTGCAGGTCGCAATTGGCGGATCAACGAATGCTGTTCTTCATCTGCTTGCACTTGCGGCCGAAGCAGGCGTTGATCTCACGATTGCGGAATTCGATGCAATCTCACGTCGTACTCCAAAGATCGCTGATCTCCAACCCGGCGGAACAAAAACAATGAACGATCTGCATGAGATTGGTGGGGTTCCAATTGTCATTCGACGACTTCTTGATGCTGGTCTCTTCCACGGTGATGCACTGACTGTTACCGGGCGGACAATCGCTGAGGAACTTGCGGAACTTGATCTACCAGCCGATAGTGAAATTGAGAATGAAAATAACAATGACTATGACTTTCTTTATTCTGTTGATGATCCATATCAGACAGAGGGTGCAATTAAGATTCTCACCGGGAATCTTGCCCCAGAGGGTGGTGTGCTGAAAGTCACCGGTGATGATGCATTCCATCATAGTGGACCCGCACGCATCTTTGAAACTGAAGAGGACGCAATGCAGTATGTCCAAACCGGACATATTGAATCTGGAGACGTCATTGTTATTCGTAATGAAGGACCACAGGGAGGTCCGGGAATGCGTGAGATGCTCGGTGTAACGGCTGCTGTTGTCGGGCAGGGACATGAAGATGATGTTGCACTTTTGACTGACGGTCGATTCTCCGGTGCGACTCGTGGTCCGATGGTTGGTCACGTTGCACCTGAAGCAGTTGTTGGTGGTCCAATTGCGCTGCTTGAGGATGGCGATGAGATTACAGTTGATATTCCAGAACGAGAACTAAGTGTTGCACTTTCAGATGCAGAGCTTGCTGAGCGTCGTGAGGCGTGGGATGGCGCTGACCGTCGATATGATACGGGTGTGCTTGCAAAATACGGCAGTGAATTCGGATCGGCAGCAAATGGCGCGGTGACGAACCCTGGAGCAAAAACTGACACGCAGTCACTGGAATAG